A part of Candidatus Diapherotrites archaeon genomic DNA contains:
- a CDS encoding 30S ribosomal protein S8: protein MSVVDPLADALTNIKNNEGAAKKECTVRPASKILGEILKLMKSKEYILDFERVEDGREGMYRIRLAGKINECKAIKPRYAVKKDGYEKYEKRYLPSREIGILVVSTPKGVLPHQEAKNKGLGGRLLAYVY from the coding sequence ATGAGCGTTGTAGACCCGCTTGCTGACGCACTCACAAACATAAAAAATAACGAGGGCGCAGCAAAAAAAGAATGCACTGTAAGGCCTGCCTCAAAGATATTGGGGGAAATATTAAAGCTTATGAAATCAAAGGAATACATACTTGACTTTGAAAGAGTGGAAGACGGAAGAGAAGGAATGTACAGAATAAGACTTGCAGGAAAAATAAATGAATGCAAGGCAATAAAGCCAAGGTACGCAGTAAAAAAAGACGGGTACGAGAAATATGAGAAAAGATACCTTCCTTCAAGGGAGATAGGGATACTGGTTGTCTCAACACCAAAAGGTGTTCTGCCACACCAGGAAGCAAAAAATAAGGGGTTAGGCGGAAGACTGCTGGCTTATGTTTATTAG
- a CDS encoding 50S ribosomal protein L6 — protein MKKKQELIIEIPEGFKIEVEGGRLTLSDGKDSVNKEFKAKEIKFSKKNNSVILSTEKYSRRAKALMNSIKANIENMVEGLTKGYEYRLAIVYSHFPINVSVKGNLVEINNFTGEKRPRKAQIIGNTKVEIKGKEIIVTGKNKEHAGQTAANLENATRIREKDRRIFQDGIFIVSKNAR, from the coding sequence TTGAAGAAAAAACAGGAATTAATAATTGAAATTCCAGAAGGGTTCAAGATTGAGGTAGAGGGAGGCAGGTTAACCTTATCAGACGGCAAGGATTCAGTGAACAAGGAATTCAAGGCAAAGGAAATAAAATTCAGCAAAAAAAACAATTCTGTTATTCTAAGCACAGAAAAATATTCGCGGAGGGCGAAGGCATTAATGAATAGCATAAAAGCCAACATAGAAAACATGGTTGAAGGCCTCACAAAAGGATACGAATACAGGCTGGCAATAGTTTACAGCCATTTCCCGATAAATGTTTCAGTGAAGGGAAACCTTGTGGAAATAAACAATTTCACTGGAGAGAAAAGGCCTAGGAAAGCTCAGATAATCGGAAACACAAAGGTTGAAATCAAGGGAAAGGAAATAATTGTAACAGGAAAAAACAAAGAGCACGCAGGCCAGACAGCAGCAAATTTAGAGAATGCCACAAGGATAAGAGAAAAAGACAGGAGAATTTTCCAGGACGGAATATTCATTGTAAGCAAGAATGCAAGGTGA
- a CDS encoding eL32 family ribosomal protein: MAEKEKKKEKKPVEAKKELKKEEKKTETKEAAKEKKEEQKQVKPKAKRRAKVNDKILELREEIKKKWKPTFRGRWGKKWLRRPSKKKWDKWRHPRGIDIKRKKEDGALPKSGYRTAGEIRGLHPSGFRERMVKNSNELNSVKEGEAIRIAAAVGRKKRKEIRKKAKEMNLYILN, translated from the coding sequence ATGGCAGAAAAAGAGAAGAAAAAAGAGAAAAAGCCGGTTGAAGCCAAAAAAGAATTAAAGAAAGAAGAAAAGAAGACTGAAACAAAAGAGGCTGCCAAAGAAAAAAAGGAAGAGCAAAAGCAGGTTAAGCCAAAGGCAAAAAGAAGAGCAAAAGTGAATGACAAAATACTTGAATTGAGGGAAGAAATAAAAAAGAAATGGAAGCCGACCTTCAGGGGAAGATGGGGCAAAAAATGGCTGAGAAGACCAAGCAAGAAGAAATGGGATAAATGGAGACACCCAAGAGGAATTGACATTAAAAGAAAAAAGGAAGACGGGGCATTACCAAAAAGCGGTTACAGGACAGCAGGAGAAATAAGAGGCCTTCATCCAAGCGGCTTTAGGGAAAGAATGGTAAAAAATTCAAATGAATTAAATTCAGTTAAAGAGGGAGAAGCAATAAGGATTGCAGCAGCAGTAGGCAGGAAAAAAAGGAAAGAGATAAGAAAGAAAGCAAAAGAAATGAATTTATATATTTTAAATTAA
- a CDS encoding 50S ribosomal protein L19e yields the protein MQLNKIRRMSSQILKTGKNKIWFEPDSGDKIKEAMTKDDVRELIRQGLIKERKEQMHSKAGARALKEKKRKGRKRGFGKRTGSRKARVKEKTGWIKRVRAQRKKLKELKSKGTVSPKDYRKLYKMIKGNYFKGKKYIELAVKEKKKGK from the coding sequence ATGCAGTTAAACAAGATAAGGAGGATGAGTTCGCAAATACTGAAGACAGGGAAAAACAAGATATGGTTTGAGCCTGACTCAGGAGACAAAATAAAAGAGGCAATGACAAAAGACGATGTAAGGGAACTGATAAGGCAAGGCCTCATAAAGGAAAGAAAAGAGCAGATGCACTCAAAGGCAGGGGCAAGGGCCCTCAAAGAAAAAAAGAGGAAAGGAAGAAAGAGAGGCTTCGGGAAAAGGACTGGAAGCAGGAAAGCCAGGGTCAAAGAAAAAACTGGCTGGATTAAAAGGGTAAGGGCCCAAAGAAAAAAATTGAAAGAACTCAAAAGCAAGGGAACAGTCAGCCCAAAGGATTACAGAAAATTGTATAAAATGATTAAAGGCAATTATTTCAAGGGAAAAAAATACATTGAACTGGCAGTGAAAGAAAAAAAGAAGGGAAAATAA
- a CDS encoding 50S ribosomal protein L18: MAHKATFEVKFRRRKEGRTDYKKRLELLKSRKPRLVIRRSNNNYSVQLIRYEKNGDKTIESASSKELRKYGWKLHGGNIQSAYLTGLLIGVKARNKVKEAILDIGMVTPVHGSGVFAALKGAIDSGMHVPHEAKALPSENRIKGEDKQKYFTSLKEEEFKEKFSSYVKEKIDPKKIVEYFEEAKNKIMKSGEKK, encoded by the coding sequence ATGGCGCACAAGGCTACATTCGAAGTAAAATTCAGGAGGAGGAAGGAGGGCAGGACAGATTATAAGAAAAGGCTGGAATTGCTTAAATCAAGAAAGCCCCGCTTGGTAATAAGAAGGTCAAACAACAATTATTCAGTTCAATTAATCAGGTACGAAAAAAATGGGGATAAAACAATAGAAAGCGCCAGCTCAAAAGAATTGAGGAAGTACGGCTGGAAACTGCACGGGGGGAACATTCAATCAGCATATCTTACAGGCCTGCTTATTGGAGTGAAAGCCAGAAACAAGGTGAAGGAAGCAATTTTAGACATTGGAATGGTTACACCAGTGCATGGCTCAGGGGTTTTCGCTGCATTAAAGGGAGCAATTGACTCGGGAATGCATGTACCACACGAAGCAAAAGCACTGCCATCAGAAAACAGGATAAAAGGCGAAGACAAACAGAAATATTTTACTTCACTGAAAGAAGAAGAATTCAAGGAAAAGTTTTCTTCTTACGTAAAAGAAAAAATTGACCCTAAAAAGATAGTTGAATACTTTGAGGAAGCAAAAAACAAGATAATGAAAAGCGGTGAAAAGAAATGA
- a CDS encoding 30S ribosomal protein S5, giving the protein MRDKTAKGKRRREDSGRIEKVQREEMDWIPRTEAGKKVRNEEITSFQQLLDSGLPVIEPQIIDYLIPELKEKLVEFNKTAKVRSAGRVFSFRASVLVGDGEEFIGVGIAKDKEKMPAIRKATNRAKLNLVKVRKGCGSWECTCGTHHSIPFKVEGKAASVRVILMPAPKGTGLVVGSNIKDVFEFIGIKDIWSASKGSTGTKLNFIRAAIDALSKTTEMKLSEETTQRIDKRKRKEEIEVKGEE; this is encoded by the coding sequence ATGAGAGATAAGACAGCAAAAGGAAAGAGGAGGAGAGAAGACTCTGGCAGAATAGAAAAAGTTCAAAGGGAAGAAATGGACTGGATACCAAGGACTGAAGCAGGAAAAAAGGTAAGGAATGAAGAGATAACATCATTCCAGCAGCTGCTTGACTCAGGCCTTCCAGTAATTGAACCGCAAATAATTGATTACCTCATCCCTGAATTAAAGGAAAAATTGGTTGAATTCAACAAGACAGCAAAAGTGAGGAGCGCAGGAAGAGTATTTTCTTTCAGGGCCTCAGTTCTTGTAGGGGATGGAGAAGAATTCATCGGAGTAGGCATAGCAAAAGACAAGGAAAAAATGCCCGCAATAAGAAAGGCCACAAACAGGGCGAAATTGAATTTAGTTAAAGTCAGGAAAGGGTGCGGGAGCTGGGAGTGCACTTGTGGAACCCATCATTCAATTCCTTTCAAGGTAGAGGGAAAGGCAGCCTCGGTAAGAGTAATATTAATGCCTGCCCCGAAAGGAACAGGGCTTGTTGTTGGAAGCAACATAAAGGACGTGTTTGAATTCATTGGAATCAAGGACATTTGGTCTGCAAGCAAGGGAAGCACTGGAACAAAATTAAATTTTATTAGGGCTGCAATCGATGCCCTGTCAAAAACAACTGAAATGAAGCTATCAGAAGAAACAACACAAAGAATAGACAAAAGAAAAAGAAAAGAAGAAATTGAAGTAAAAGGAGAAGAATAA
- a CDS encoding 50S ribosomal protein L30: MLAVIRVRGSIRAGREFLDTMKMLKLTRVNHLVLFPEKKEIEGMIKKVQSFVTFGQINEITFEKLLEKRGKLKGDRKLDKEFLKKTGFNSIKELSKALIEGRATLRKAGIKEVFRLRPPRKGFERKGIKKTFALGGALGNRREKINELILRMI, encoded by the coding sequence ATGCTTGCAGTAATAAGGGTAAGAGGGAGCATCAGGGCCGGAAGAGAGTTCCTAGATACAATGAAAATGCTCAAGCTCACAAGAGTGAACCATCTAGTCCTCTTCCCTGAAAAAAAAGAGATTGAGGGAATGATAAAGAAAGTGCAGAGCTTTGTTACCTTTGGGCAGATAAATGAAATCACCTTTGAGAAATTGCTGGAAAAAAGGGGAAAACTGAAAGGAGACAGGAAATTAGATAAAGAATTTTTGAAGAAGACCGGATTCAATTCAATAAAAGAGCTTTCAAAAGCGTTAATTGAAGGAAGGGCAACCTTAAGAAAAGCTGGAATAAAGGAAGTATTCAGGCTTAGGCCTCCAAGAAAAGGATTTGAAAGGAAAGGAATCAAAAAGACTTTTGCATTGGGAGGAGCACTGGGAAACAGAAGAGAAAAAATAAACGAATTAATACTAAGGATGATATGA
- a CDS encoding uL15m family ribosomal protein — protein sequence MTVRKRKKKLRLRGGRTFGQGNTKNRRGSGSRGGCGRAGSHKHKFSKYYDSFGTKIRMKPKEREKAVNLDELNELIPGLLAEKKIIGEEKKIIIDAKNVLFSKILGRGKTEFVLELKGIKASRKAKQKIESKGGKIE from the coding sequence ATGACTGTAAGAAAAAGGAAAAAGAAATTGAGGCTCAGGGGAGGCAGAACCTTCGGCCAGGGAAACACAAAGAACAGGAGGGGTTCAGGCTCAAGGGGAGGCTGCGGAAGGGCAGGAAGCCACAAGCACAAGTTCTCAAAGTATTACGATTCATTCGGCACAAAAATAAGGATGAAACCAAAAGAAAGGGAGAAGGCAGTAAATCTGGATGAATTGAATGAATTAATTCCAGGGCTGCTTGCAGAGAAAAAGATTATAGGGGAAGAAAAAAAAATAATAATTGATGCAAAAAATGTTTTATTCAGCAAAATTTTAGGCAGGGGAAAAACAGAATTTGTCCTTGAACTTAAAGGAATCAAGGCAAGCAGGAAAGCGAAGCAGAAGATTGAATCAAAAGGAGGAAAAATAGAATGA
- the secY gene encoding preprotein translocase subunit SecY, protein MSLLDALEPIYTRLPEVKAPEVQPPLRKKLMWSAIALLLFFIMGNISIIGVSDTSNRLGQLQIILASNIGTLITVGIGPIVLASIILQLLVGGKIIKIDLSNPKDKARFTGMQKLFAIVLCFFEAAVYAMSGMLAPSPGMLAPVIMQVALGSIILLYLDEVVSKYGIGSGIGLFIAGGVCQEILWRAVAIPLTTPKGPVEGVIFVAGRAIGEGQLAAGLIALIPILFTLVIFLIVTFAEGMHINIPITMGRKGTGGRFPVKLLYVSNIPVILAVALFANIRLWAELTSKMTFPVIPEIMKALASFTTIPHGLFLELFYRGIGPEVFGQMANYFIKLEFIAQWNNITALSMGAQIIHAIIYLIILVIVCVVFGRFWIEMGGQGPEAISEQLDKSGMYIPGFRRDPRIIRGILDRYIPTITILGSAFVGLLAGFADLGNALGSGTGILLTVGIVYRLYEELAKQQLLESNPLMKKLFGG, encoded by the coding sequence ATGAGCCTGCTTGATGCCCTTGAACCAATTTACACAAGACTGCCTGAAGTAAAGGCTCCTGAGGTTCAGCCTCCGCTTAGGAAGAAATTGATGTGGAGTGCAATAGCTCTTCTCTTGTTTTTTATAATGGGAAATATAAGCATAATTGGGGTTTCGGACACAAGCAACAGGCTGGGTCAGTTACAGATAATTCTTGCAAGCAATATAGGCACTTTAATTACAGTTGGAATTGGTCCAATTGTTCTGGCTTCAATAATCCTTCAATTGCTTGTAGGGGGAAAAATAATTAAAATTGACTTAAGCAATCCAAAAGACAAAGCAAGATTCACTGGAATGCAGAAATTGTTTGCAATAGTTTTGTGCTTCTTTGAGGCAGCAGTTTATGCCATGTCAGGCATGCTTGCTCCAAGCCCTGGAATGCTTGCCCCAGTGATAATGCAGGTGGCATTAGGGTCAATTATACTGCTTTACTTGGATGAAGTAGTATCAAAGTATGGCATAGGCTCAGGAATTGGGTTATTCATTGCTGGAGGAGTCTGCCAGGAAATTCTATGGAGGGCTGTGGCAATTCCTTTAACAACACCAAAGGGCCCAGTTGAAGGGGTAATCTTCGTTGCAGGAAGGGCTATAGGAGAAGGCCAACTGGCCGCAGGATTAATTGCATTGATTCCAATTCTTTTCACTTTGGTTATATTCCTTATTGTAACATTCGCTGAAGGAATGCATATAAATATTCCAATTACAATGGGAAGGAAAGGCACAGGGGGAAGGTTTCCTGTAAAGCTCTTGTATGTTTCAAACATTCCTGTAATCCTTGCAGTAGCCTTGTTTGCAAACATAAGGCTCTGGGCAGAGCTCACAAGCAAGATGACTTTCCCTGTAATTCCAGAAATAATGAAGGCGCTGGCAAGCTTCACCACAATTCCGCACGGGCTTTTCCTGGAGTTGTTTTACAGGGGCATAGGCCCAGAGGTATTCGGGCAAATGGCAAATTATTTCATTAAACTTGAATTCATAGCTCAATGGAATAATATTACAGCGCTTTCAATGGGCGCGCAAATAATCCACGCAATAATTTACTTGATTATTTTGGTCATAGTGTGCGTTGTGTTCGGAAGGTTCTGGATTGAAATGGGAGGCCAAGGACCAGAAGCAATATCAGAACAATTAGACAAAAGCGGAATGTACATTCCAGGCTTCAGAAGAGACCCAAGAATAATCAGGGGAATTCTTGATAGATACATTCCCACAATTACGATTTTGGGTTCGGCGTTTGTAGGCCTGCTGGCAGGATTTGCGGACTTGGGAAACGCCCTAGGCTCAGGAACAGGAATCTTGCTTACAGTAGGAATTGTCTACAGGCTTTACGAAGAATTAGCCAAACAGCAATTACTTGAAAGCAACCCGTTAATGAAGAAGCTGTTTGGGGGCTAA
- a CDS encoding EMC3/TMCO1 family protein — translation MALISPTVDIAVLAIIVTGISVFLQGKLTDRKKMKKQQDEMKEKQKRIKELSKNSDKKSKKEMARIQMEILEASTEMMKGSMKYMMVSMVVFLPILYAITFLYSGTKTIIGNVTIPFTSWVVPSYLAWYIGVGIISGIILNAIVKAMDKRKEEEQNKKEERVQAEQK, via the coding sequence ATGGCATTGATCAGCCCAACAGTGGACATTGCGGTTCTCGCAATAATTGTTACAGGCATCTCTGTCTTCCTGCAGGGAAAACTCACGGACAGAAAAAAAATGAAGAAACAACAGGACGAAATGAAGGAAAAACAGAAGAGAATAAAAGAGCTAAGCAAAAATTCAGATAAAAAATCAAAAAAAGAAATGGCAAGAATCCAAATGGAAATTCTTGAAGCATCAACTGAAATGATGAAAGGAAGCATGAAATACATGATGGTTTCAATGGTTGTGTTCCTGCCAATACTTTACGCTATAACCTTTCTGTACAGTGGAACAAAAACAATAATAGGGAACGTTACAATACCCTTTACTTCCTGGGTTGTGCCATCATACCTGGCATGGTACATAGGGGTAGGAATAATTTCAGGAATAATACTCAACGCAATAGTAAAAGCAATGGACAAAAGAAAAGAAGAAGAGCAAAACAAAAAAGAGGAAAGAGTGCAGGCAGAACAAAAATAG